The Acidobacteriota bacterium genome contains the following window.
GCGTCGCATCGTGCTCGAGATATCCGAAGCTGTTGCCGAGACAGATAGCGGCATCGAATTCCGACTGCCACGGCAACTCGCGCATGTCGGCGAGACGCCAGTCGACGTTATTGAGCTGGCGCTGTTGGCCGTTTGCGCGGGCTTCCGCGATGAACTCCTCCGCGAGATCGACGCCCACGACGGAGAAGCCACGCGCAGCGAGCTCGAGCGAGTGGCGTCCGTTGCCGCAAGGGACATCGAGCACGCGGGCACCGGGAGCGAGCGCGAGCCTCGCGATGGCGAAGTCCACCTCGGCGCTGGTCTGCTCGGGCGTGACGGCGTTACGCCACAGGTCAAGCGTGATGCCATGAAAAAACGTCTCGTACCACTTGGTTTCGTACCACTTGGTTTCGTACCAATGGGATGACATTCTGGGTGGTTCTCCTTTTGCGTTGGAAGAAGTGCGCACAGCTGCGCACGCGCGCGCGGCCGGTGTTCCGGACCGCGCCGGCGGCAAAAGGTATCGTTAGCGGATGGCGATAGTCACAGGCGCGAAGAAAATGTACCAGCCGTCCCCAGATGCTTCAAGCCTTGAGTTCTGCCGCGTTGCGCGCGCGGCGTGCGGCATAGAGTGGGAACTGTTCGCAGAGGCCGAGCACCTGCTTGCGGATGCGCGCAAGCGCGGCGGCATCGGCGCGTTGGTTCAGCGCTTCGGCGATCCAGCGGCCGACCTGCTTCAT
Protein-coding sequences here:
- a CDS encoding class I SAM-dependent methyltransferase, producing the protein MSSHWYETKWYETKWYETFFHGITLDLWRNAVTPEQTSAEVDFAIARLALAPGARVLDVPCGNGRHSLELAARGFSVVGVDLAEEFIAEARANGQQRQLNNVDWRLADMRELPWQSEFDAAICLGNSFGYLEHDATLDFLRAVAHALKPGGRFLLETGAAAECLLPHLEASTEYVIGDITMQTVNDYRPAEGRL